A portion of the Natronococcus sp. AD-5 genome contains these proteins:
- a CDS encoding sensor histidine kinase, whose amino-acid sequence MNRWNRLLTALGVLLLVAAGGSILYSLFSNGGQPEVALLEVFIDAVLIGFPGVAMVYTGLWLPTTTISPELYSRIAAWTGGGIAVMSLVIGLRELHPGVDLDPTGGTHFILLSISSVTGLLVGVQDARTRTQAKTLEEQNAELRKKYELEKQNERLKRTERRLEEAVSELETSNERLEEFAYAVSHDLQEPLRMVTSYLELLERRYEDELDEEGEEFVAFAVDGAERMGSMIDGLLAYSRVQTQGNPFEPVDLNAVLGDVRTDLQFKIEETDADVTSEPLPTVRGDESQLRQVFQNLLSNAIAYSGDEPPRIRVAAERRAAPGAAENDGATWTISVSDDGIGIDSDDQDRIFEIFQRLRAIDEGKTGSGIGLAVCKRVVERHGGEIWVDSEPGEGSTFSFTLLDTDRASTSRPIGDGATPAQ is encoded by the coding sequence ATGAATCGCTGGAATCGGCTCCTTACCGCGCTCGGCGTCCTCCTGCTCGTCGCTGCCGGCGGCTCGATCCTGTATTCGCTGTTCAGCAACGGCGGCCAGCCGGAGGTGGCCCTGCTGGAGGTGTTCATCGACGCCGTGCTGATCGGGTTCCCGGGAGTCGCGATGGTGTACACCGGGCTCTGGTTGCCCACCACGACGATCTCGCCCGAGCTTTACTCGCGAATCGCCGCGTGGACCGGCGGCGGCATCGCCGTCATGAGTCTCGTCATCGGCCTGCGCGAGCTCCACCCCGGCGTCGACCTCGATCCGACGGGCGGAACCCACTTCATTCTGCTGTCGATCAGTTCCGTCACCGGGCTCCTGGTCGGCGTCCAGGACGCCCGCACCCGGACGCAGGCGAAGACCCTCGAGGAGCAGAACGCGGAACTCCGCAAGAAGTACGAACTCGAGAAACAGAACGAGCGGCTGAAACGGACGGAACGGCGCCTCGAGGAGGCGGTCTCGGAGTTGGAGACGTCGAACGAGCGCCTCGAGGAGTTCGCGTACGCCGTCTCCCACGACCTGCAGGAGCCCCTGCGGATGGTGACGAGCTACCTGGAGCTGCTCGAGCGCCGGTACGAGGACGAACTCGACGAGGAGGGCGAGGAGTTCGTCGCGTTCGCGGTCGACGGCGCGGAACGGATGGGGTCGATGATCGACGGACTCCTCGCGTACTCGCGGGTCCAGACGCAGGGGAACCCGTTCGAACCGGTCGATCTGAACGCCGTTCTCGGCGACGTCCGCACCGACCTGCAGTTCAAGATCGAGGAGACCGACGCCGACGTTACCAGCGAGCCGCTCCCGACCGTCCGGGGCGACGAGAGCCAGCTCCGGCAGGTGTTCCAGAACCTGCTGTCGAACGCGATCGCCTACAGCGGCGACGAGCCGCCGCGGATCCGCGTCGCAGCGGAGCGGCGCGCGGCGCCGGGCGCCGCGGAGAACGACGGGGCGACGTGGACGATCTCGGTCAGCGACGACGGGATCGGGATCGACTCCGACGACCAGGATCGGATCTTCGAGATCTTCCAGCGGCTCCGCGCGATCGACGAGGGGAAGACCGGCTCGGGAATCGGACTGGCGGTCTGCAAGCGGGTCGTCGAGCGCCACGGCGGCGAGATCTGGGTCGACTCCGAACCCGGCGAGGGCTCGACGTTCTCCTTCACGCTCCTCGACACGGACCGGGCGTCGACCTCCCGACCGATCGGCGACGGCGCGACGCCCGCCCAGTGA
- a CDS encoding DUF7118 family protein encodes MTERVSRSGSAGTDRTPLERLEAARERFAQARREIDERGDEAVVDAAEAYRDATDLLDRYVDRATGTGRENFRAYLELEGKFDALVTGLSDDLKGREAFSNALDALDKRRLSESDFERAREALEPARQYSSLLEERDAAREALAEARKAASRRLRELDDEIAERERLLELATVDLGAPVERLRDPIETYDEAIRDAFREYCLEASAREVFSLLERSRWYPFVGYERPPEDLRQFVFERPAGEYTIPELLEYAGYSRSKLDHYVEDADELKRTVATQQTYLEGIDAEALTIAWPPDQAGVLRRRTREYQPFVARVADEETVAALREVCELTYDSEFDRLQTAAQAVDRLTAAERERLRDGRVEDELEALRAERDRLEDALEVDDPI; translated from the coding sequence ATGACTGAACGCGTCTCTCGCTCGGGCTCCGCCGGGACGGATCGCACGCCGCTCGAGCGACTCGAGGCCGCCCGCGAGCGGTTCGCGCAGGCTCGTCGGGAGATCGACGAGCGCGGCGACGAGGCGGTCGTCGACGCCGCCGAAGCCTACCGCGACGCGACGGACCTGCTCGATAGGTACGTCGACCGGGCGACGGGCACCGGTCGGGAGAACTTCCGGGCGTACCTCGAACTCGAGGGCAAGTTCGACGCGCTCGTCACGGGGCTGTCCGACGATCTCAAAGGACGCGAGGCGTTCTCGAACGCCCTCGACGCGCTCGACAAGCGGCGGCTGAGCGAGTCCGACTTCGAGCGCGCTCGCGAGGCGCTCGAACCCGCCCGCCAGTATTCGAGCCTGCTCGAGGAACGGGATGCGGCGCGGGAGGCGCTCGCCGAAGCGCGTAAAGCCGCCAGCAGGCGCCTCCGGGAGCTCGACGACGAAATCGCGGAGCGCGAGCGGCTGCTCGAGCTCGCGACCGTCGACCTGGGTGCGCCGGTCGAGCGCCTCCGCGACCCGATCGAGACGTACGACGAGGCGATCCGCGACGCGTTCCGAGAGTATTGTCTCGAGGCCTCGGCCCGGGAGGTCTTTTCGCTTCTCGAGCGGAGCCGGTGGTACCCCTTCGTCGGCTACGAGCGTCCGCCCGAGGACCTGCGACAGTTCGTGTTCGAACGCCCCGCGGGCGAGTACACCATCCCAGAGCTGCTCGAGTACGCCGGCTACTCCCGCTCGAAGCTGGATCACTACGTCGAGGACGCGGACGAACTCAAGCGGACGGTCGCGACCCAGCAGACGTACCTCGAGGGGATCGACGCCGAGGCGCTGACGATCGCGTGGCCGCCCGACCAGGCGGGCGTCCTGCGGCGACGGACGCGGGAGTACCAGCCGTTCGTCGCTCGCGTCGCCGACGAGGAGACCGTCGCGGCGCTCCGGGAGGTGTGCGAGCTCACGTACGACTCGGAGTTCGACCGCCTTCAGACGGCGGCCCAGGCGGTCGACCGGTTGACCGCCGCGGAGCGCGAGCGGCTGCGCGACGGGCGCGTCGAGGACGAACTCGAGGCGCTTCGAGCCGAACGCGATCGACTCGAGGACGCCCTCGAGGTCGACGATCCGATCTGA
- the hisI gene encoding phosphoribosyl-AMP cyclohydrolase — translation MDEIAVDFGEDGLVPAVAQDAETGEVLMLAYVSPEALERTRETGLAHYYSRSRDELWQKGGTSGHVQHVDEVRVDCDADTLLYLVDQEGGACHTGHRSCFYRTVEGENVGERVFDPEAVYE, via the coding sequence ATGGACGAAATCGCGGTCGACTTCGGCGAGGACGGACTCGTTCCGGCCGTCGCACAGGACGCCGAGACGGGCGAGGTGTTGATGCTCGCGTACGTCTCCCCGGAGGCGCTCGAGCGAACCCGCGAGACGGGGCTGGCGCACTACTACTCCCGGAGCCGGGACGAACTCTGGCAGAAGGGCGGAACGAGCGGCCACGTCCAGCACGTCGACGAGGTCCGGGTCGACTGCGACGCCGACACCCTGCTGTACCTGGTCGACCAGGAGGGCGGCGCGTGTCACACCGGCCATCGCTCCTGTTTCTATCGAACGGTCGAGGGCGAAAACGTCGGCGAACGGGTGTTCGATCCCGAGGCCGTCTACGAATAG
- a CDS encoding YihY/virulence factor BrkB family protein, giving the protein MGAVATARSVVDRAREEQLGLLAASIAYHAFFSIVPLLLLVLAIGSPVGGQAFADRLVDLVGDQLSAQGRTVTERALTSPSGRGGASVVGVVGLLWGGLKVFRAVDVAFDRVYRVGEDSSLVRQLVDGVLLLVLVGLAAVVTIGLGAVIRRAELIGVPGVSVLGWIGLVVGLLVVFLPVFYVMAPVDVHLREVVPGAVFAVAGWLVLQAGFQVYAATAGDYQAYGLLGAVMLFLAWLYFAGVLVLLGATINAVLSDR; this is encoded by the coding sequence ATGGGAGCAGTCGCGACAGCCAGATCGGTAGTCGACCGTGCGCGAGAGGAACAGCTCGGTCTTCTCGCCGCGAGCATCGCCTACCACGCCTTCTTTTCGATCGTTCCGTTGCTGTTGCTCGTCCTCGCGATCGGATCGCCCGTCGGGGGACAGGCGTTCGCGGACCGCCTCGTCGACCTCGTCGGCGACCAACTCTCGGCGCAGGGCCGGACCGTGACCGAACGGGCGTTGACGAGTCCGAGCGGACGGGGCGGCGCGTCGGTCGTCGGCGTCGTCGGCCTGCTCTGGGGCGGTCTCAAGGTGTTCCGGGCGGTCGACGTCGCGTTCGATCGGGTGTACCGCGTCGGGGAGGACTCGTCGCTGGTTCGCCAGCTCGTCGACGGCGTGCTCTTGCTGGTCCTCGTCGGCCTCGCGGCGGTCGTCACGATCGGCCTCGGGGCGGTGATTCGGCGCGCGGAACTGATCGGCGTCCCGGGCGTCAGCGTCCTCGGATGGATCGGGCTGGTCGTCGGACTCCTCGTCGTTTTCCTGCCGGTGTTCTACGTGATGGCGCCGGTCGACGTCCACCTTCGAGAGGTGGTGCCGGGCGCGGTGTTCGCGGTCGCGGGCTGGCTCGTTCTCCAGGCAGGATTCCAGGTGTACGCCGCGACCGCGGGCGACTACCAGGCGTACGGGCTGCTCGGGGCCGTGATGCTGTTCCTCGCGTGGTTGTACTTCGCGGGCGTTCTCGTACTGCTCGGCGCGACGATCAACGCCGTGCTCTCGGACCGATGA
- a CDS encoding phosphatase PAP2 family protein, producing the protein MVVVTGAGVLLLLVLVVGVLLVLTSALCDVDPFWLTLDDARARAREIVPYVGILGIVYLFNRSSHAVGQRLSAAIGLDITGTLHALEGNFVADLQGAFPYEFAEYFSFVYLFGFAFTLAFPVVAYFVLPSQRYLKELFVAYAVNYGAGAACYVLFIAYGPRNVIATVREPMFELYPQVVAITAAVNSSANVFPSLHASLTVTVWLMAWRTRDEYPLWPWISTFTVVNIIASTMFLGIHWLIDVIAGIGLAVISVAVALRVTARESATGGP; encoded by the coding sequence GTGGTCGTCGTGACGGGCGCCGGCGTTTTGCTGCTGCTCGTGCTGGTCGTCGGGGTGTTGCTCGTACTGACGAGCGCGCTCTGTGACGTCGATCCGTTCTGGCTCACGCTCGACGACGCTCGAGCGCGGGCGCGCGAGATCGTCCCCTACGTCGGGATCCTGGGGATCGTCTACCTGTTCAACCGGAGTTCGCACGCGGTCGGACAGCGGCTCTCCGCGGCGATCGGCCTCGACATCACCGGGACCCTCCACGCGCTCGAGGGAAACTTCGTCGCCGACCTTCAGGGTGCCTTCCCGTACGAGTTTGCCGAATACTTCTCGTTCGTCTACCTGTTCGGCTTCGCGTTCACGCTCGCGTTCCCGGTCGTCGCGTACTTCGTCCTTCCCTCGCAGCGGTATCTCAAGGAACTCTTCGTCGCGTACGCCGTCAATTACGGCGCCGGTGCGGCCTGTTACGTTCTCTTCATCGCATATGGTCCGCGAAACGTGATCGCGACCGTCCGCGAACCGATGTTCGAACTGTATCCGCAGGTGGTCGCGATCACCGCTGCGGTCAACTCCAGCGCGAACGTCTTCCCCTCGCTGCACGCGTCGTTGACGGTGACGGTCTGGTTGATGGCCTGGCGGACCCGCGACGAGTACCCCCTGTGGCCGTGGATCTCGACGTTCACCGTGGTAAATATCATCGCCTCGACGATGTTCCTCGGTATCCACTGGCTGATCGACGTGATCGCCGGGATCGGGCTGGCCGTGATCAGCGTGGCAGTCGCGTTGCGGGTCACGGCTCGCGAGAGCGCTACCGGAGGGCCGTAG
- a CDS encoding cupredoxin domain-containing protein: protein MRRRIFLGTAGVAIAAGCLEDDTRMTGANDENGDEREGAETAAFPPGMNEDGIDDPERLTEAHAGAIDDTVYRYDESFSVTEETGGRRSESTTLIADPESERYRYEIERDGAAGEQTTEGFVDGDESVVRRNGAVEHDESGGASVIERPTEIPPEVFEALAFEYDETRTADSTMMLAFTATGYGDVFDDERVDPVGDPTGDLLVGGNGLLYEFEGTIVLADGDDEFEHDLEWSFTDVGTATVTEPEWIDDAPEPVETYDGFLDRVDGYDGAADATGRSEVTVEVGAGPDGVRFDSIAVIVDEGTTVVWEWVDEERRHDVRAVDGTFESHLSNDAEYAFRHAFDERGVYRYLCSRHSSRMRGVVEVV, encoded by the coding sequence ATGAGGCGTCGAATATTTCTGGGGACGGCGGGAGTCGCCATCGCGGCCGGCTGTCTCGAAGACGATACCAGGATGACGGGTGCAAACGACGAAAACGGCGACGAACGAGAGGGCGCGGAGACGGCGGCGTTCCCGCCGGGAATGAACGAGGACGGGATCGACGATCCCGAACGGCTCACCGAAGCCCACGCCGGCGCGATCGACGACACGGTCTACCGCTACGACGAGTCGTTTTCGGTGACCGAGGAGACGGGAGGACGGCGATCCGAGTCGACGACGCTGATCGCCGATCCGGAGAGCGAACGCTATCGGTACGAAATCGAGCGAGACGGAGCCGCAGGGGAGCAGACGACCGAAGGATTCGTCGACGGCGACGAGTCGGTCGTGCGGCGAAACGGAGCCGTCGAGCACGACGAGTCGGGAGGGGCCTCGGTGATCGAGCGGCCCACCGAAATCCCGCCGGAGGTTTTCGAGGCGCTGGCGTTCGAGTACGACGAGACCCGAACGGCGGATTCGACGATGATGCTCGCCTTCACCGCCACCGGGTACGGCGACGTCTTCGACGACGAACGGGTCGACCCGGTCGGCGACCCGACCGGCGACCTCCTCGTCGGCGGGAACGGGCTGCTGTACGAGTTCGAAGGGACGATCGTCCTCGCGGACGGCGACGACGAGTTCGAGCACGACCTCGAGTGGTCGTTCACCGACGTCGGAACCGCGACCGTCACGGAACCCGAGTGGATCGACGACGCGCCGGAACCGGTCGAGACGTACGACGGCTTTCTCGACCGTGTCGACGGCTACGACGGAGCCGCCGACGCGACCGGCCGATCCGAGGTCACGGTCGAAGTCGGCGCCGGACCGGACGGCGTTCGGTTCGATTCGATCGCGGTGATCGTCGACGAAGGGACGACCGTCGTCTGGGAGTGGGTCGACGAAGAGCGTCGCCACGACGTCCGCGCCGTCGACGGTACCTTCGAGAGTCACCTATCCAACGACGCCGAGTACGCGTTCCGGCACGCGTTCGACGAGCGCGGCGTCTATCGGTACCTCTGCAGCCGCCACTCGAGCAGGATGCGCGGCGTCGTCGAAGTCGTCTGA
- the serA gene encoding phosphoglycerate dehydrogenase, whose protein sequence is MKVLVTDPIADAGLDVLRDAGHDVKTGYELEGTDLLEAVSDAHGLIVRSGTDVSEEVLETAEELVIVGRAGIGVDNIDIEAATDHGVIVANAPEGNVRAAAEHTVAMTFAVARSIPQAHIRLKNGEWAKSDYLGAELDSKTLGVVGLGRVGQEVAKKLDSLGMDIAAYDPYISQERADRIGAELVEFEECLERADFLTVHTPLTPETAGLIAEAELETLGDGYLINCARGGVVDEDALAAKVEDGTLAGAALDVFGEEPLAGDSPLLEHDDVIVTPHLGASTEAAQENVAVSTAEQINAALSSEPVANALNAPSIDESAFPRVEPYIEIAETGGKVAAQLLDGRIESVEVTYEGEIADEDVEFITASALKGVFEPLEWQVNAVNAPQIAEDRGVEVTESKTRQAADFQSLISVTVSNGDDEVSVDGTLFAGDDPRIVRVDGYRVDAIPHGKMVVTRNTDEPGVIGLIGTVMGKHGVNIAGMFNARETIGGEALTVYNVDSEIPDAARRELNEDERIIGIDFITLNGQA, encoded by the coding sequence ATGAAGGTGCTCGTTACGGACCCGATCGCGGACGCGGGTCTGGACGTTCTCAGAGACGCCGGCCACGACGTGAAGACGGGGTACGAACTCGAGGGAACCGATCTCCTCGAGGCTGTATCGGACGCCCACGGGCTGATCGTTCGTTCGGGAACCGACGTCAGCGAGGAGGTCCTCGAGACCGCAGAGGAACTCGTCATCGTCGGTCGGGCCGGAATCGGCGTCGACAACATCGACATCGAGGCCGCGACGGACCACGGCGTCATCGTCGCCAACGCGCCCGAGGGCAACGTTCGCGCGGCGGCCGAACACACCGTCGCGATGACGTTCGCGGTCGCCCGATCGATCCCGCAGGCGCACATCCGCCTGAAGAACGGTGAGTGGGCCAAGAGCGACTACCTCGGGGCCGAACTCGACAGCAAGACGCTGGGCGTCGTCGGCCTCGGCCGCGTCGGCCAGGAGGTCGCCAAGAAGCTCGACTCGCTCGGGATGGACATCGCCGCCTACGACCCCTACATCTCCCAGGAGCGCGCCGACCGCATCGGCGCCGAACTCGTCGAGTTCGAGGAGTGTCTCGAGCGAGCCGACTTCCTCACCGTTCACACGCCGCTGACCCCCGAGACGGCGGGCCTCATCGCCGAGGCGGAACTGGAAACGCTCGGCGACGGCTACCTGATCAACTGCGCCCGCGGCGGCGTCGTCGACGAGGACGCGCTCGCGGCGAAAGTCGAGGACGGTACACTCGCCGGCGCCGCGCTGGACGTCTTCGGGGAGGAGCCCCTCGCCGGCGATTCGCCGCTGCTGGAACACGACGACGTCATCGTCACGCCCCACCTCGGCGCCTCGACGGAGGCCGCCCAGGAGAACGTCGCGGTCTCGACGGCCGAACAGATCAACGCGGCCCTTTCAAGCGAGCCCGTCGCGAACGCGCTCAACGCGCCGTCGATCGACGAGAGCGCGTTCCCCCGCGTCGAGCCGTACATCGAGATCGCCGAGACCGGCGGCAAGGTGGCCGCGCAGTTGCTCGACGGCCGCATCGAGAGCGTCGAGGTCACCTACGAGGGCGAGATCGCCGACGAGGACGTCGAGTTCATCACCGCCTCGGCGCTGAAAGGCGTCTTCGAGCCGCTCGAGTGGCAGGTCAACGCGGTCAACGCGCCGCAGATCGCCGAGGACCGCGGCGTCGAGGTCACCGAATCGAAGACCCGCCAGGCCGCGGACTTCCAGAGCCTGATCTCCGTGACCGTCAGCAACGGCGACGACGAGGTCTCGGTCGACGGGACGCTCTTCGCGGGCGACGATCCGCGGATCGTCCGCGTGGACGGCTACCGCGTCGACGCCATCCCGCACGGGAAGATGGTCGTCACGCGCAACACCGACGAGCCGGGCGTCATCGGCCTCATCGGAACCGTGATGGGCAAACACGGCGTCAACATCGCCGGGATGTTCAACGCCCGCGAGACGATCGGCGGCGAGGCGCTGACGGTCTACAACGTCGACAGCGAGATCCCCGACGCGGCGAGACGAGAACTCAACGAGGACGAGCGGATCATCGGCATCGACTTCATCACGCTGAACGGGCAGGCGTAG
- a CDS encoding DMT family transporter — protein sequence MTGATLEVLALALIPAILWGFTPIFDKRGMAAGGGSVQASLVVVVVDSAIYWLAIAVLYGRAAFSGLTPETLAVFVFAGVIGTALGRITIFVGVDRVGASLNSTILSTRPLFATLIALAFLGEPLGPITGIGIVILVGGVSILTLSKGGDLGGWRPRDLLWPIAAAATFAVANVSRRYGMLETPISALEAVAINETAGMIALVAYALAVKGTAVLSRPRETYLYFTGSGLLTTIAMLSLMAALGLEGGRIAIVDPLVATAPLFTLLFAAVLLRDVERVTKGVVAGAALVVVGAVLITV from the coding sequence ATGACCGGCGCGACGCTCGAGGTCCTCGCGCTCGCGCTGATCCCGGCGATCCTCTGGGGGTTTACGCCGATCTTCGACAAGCGAGGGATGGCCGCCGGCGGCGGCTCCGTCCAGGCGTCGCTCGTCGTCGTGGTCGTCGACTCGGCGATCTACTGGCTCGCGATCGCCGTCCTCTACGGCCGGGCGGCGTTCTCGGGACTGACGCCCGAGACCCTCGCCGTCTTCGTCTTCGCGGGCGTGATCGGCACCGCCCTCGGTCGCATCACGATCTTCGTCGGCGTCGACAGGGTCGGCGCGAGCCTCAACAGCACGATCCTCAGCACGCGGCCGCTGTTCGCGACGCTGATCGCGCTCGCGTTTCTGGGCGAACCGCTGGGACCGATCACGGGGATCGGGATCGTGATCCTCGTCGGCGGCGTCTCGATCCTGACGCTCTCGAAGGGCGGCGACCTCGGGGGGTGGCGCCCGCGCGACCTGCTGTGGCCGATCGCGGCCGCGGCCACGTTCGCGGTCGCGAACGTCAGCCGCCGCTACGGCATGCTCGAGACGCCCATCTCGGCGCTCGAGGCCGTCGCGATCAACGAAACGGCGGGGATGATCGCGCTCGTCGCGTACGCGCTCGCGGTCAAGGGCACCGCCGTGCTCTCTCGCCCGCGGGAAACCTACCTCTACTTCACCGGGAGCGGACTGCTGACGACGATCGCGATGCTCTCGCTGATGGCCGCGCTCGGCCTCGAGGGGGGTCGCATCGCCATCGTCGATCCGCTGGTCGCGACCGCGCCGCTCTTTACGCTGCTGTTCGCCGCGGTGCTCCTGCGGGACGTAGAGCGGGTGACGAAGGGCGTGGTCGCGGGGGCGGCGCTGGTGGTCGTCGGCGCCGTGTTGATCACGGTCTGA
- a CDS encoding mechanosensitive ion channel family protein: MSLQTLPALSPRTVVGRPALSTALLEWQWLLLSLIIAGSYLLARVVHWLGRRYLGRSAAVERASFGRATFEEVYTPLSITIVLLGTSLGLQAFGVVESESLLGNAVVTALTVLWARASIRIGSRWLEVANDREQSYEFAPIFQNFWTIAVVAVAALVVVSIWDLRVTPFLASAGVLGIVVGFAAQDAIGNLIGGVALYFDNTYKPGDVILLEAEMRGTVVDIGIRSTTVLTPENTMVTVPNAVLNSTQVVNQTAPRRYIRIDVPLSAAYGTDYETVEEIALEVCEDAPMIRDTPGPRLLFGEFGDSALVFELQAYITHPLTDKRAVDQLNRRIYDRFAAEGITIPFPQRELSFREDSGESGRRLDFRERDGAAKSPSGGAKTDE, from the coding sequence ATGTCCCTCCAGACGCTTCCAGCGCTCTCCCCGCGGACCGTCGTCGGTCGGCCGGCGCTCTCGACGGCGCTCCTCGAGTGGCAGTGGCTGTTGCTCTCGCTCATCATCGCGGGCTCGTATCTGCTGGCCCGAGTCGTCCACTGGCTCGGTCGCCGGTATCTCGGTCGCTCCGCCGCGGTCGAGCGCGCCTCGTTCGGCCGGGCGACGTTCGAAGAGGTGTACACGCCGCTGTCGATCACGATCGTCTTGCTCGGAACCTCCCTCGGTCTGCAGGCGTTCGGCGTCGTCGAGTCCGAATCGCTGCTCGGTAACGCGGTCGTAACGGCGCTGACGGTGCTGTGGGCCCGCGCGTCGATCAGGATCGGAAGCCGCTGGCTCGAGGTCGCCAACGACCGCGAGCAGAGCTACGAGTTCGCGCCGATCTTCCAGAACTTCTGGACGATCGCCGTCGTCGCCGTCGCGGCGCTGGTCGTGGTCTCGATCTGGGACCTGCGGGTGACGCCGTTTCTCGCCTCCGCCGGCGTACTCGGGATCGTCGTCGGCTTCGCCGCCCAGGACGCGATCGGCAACCTGATCGGCGGCGTCGCGCTCTACTTCGACAACACGTACAAGCCGGGGGACGTCATCCTGCTCGAAGCGGAGATGCGCGGCACGGTCGTCGACATCGGCATCCGCTCGACGACGGTGCTCACGCCAGAGAACACGATGGTGACGGTGCCGAACGCGGTGTTGAACTCGACGCAGGTCGTCAACCAGACGGCCCCGCGACGGTACATCCGGATCGACGTGCCGCTGTCGGCCGCCTACGGGACGGACTACGAGACGGTCGAGGAAATCGCCCTCGAGGTCTGTGAAGACGCCCCGATGATCCGCGACACGCCCGGGCCGCGCCTGCTGTTCGGCGAGTTCGGCGACTCCGCGCTCGTCTTCGAGTTGCAGGCGTACATCACCCACCCGCTGACCGATAAGCGCGCCGTCGACCAGCTCAACCGCCGCATCTACGACCGCTTCGCGGCGGAAGGGATCACGATCCCGTTCCCGCAGCGCGAACTCTCCTTTCGCGAGGACAGCGGGGAATCGGGACGCCGACTCGACTTCCGCGAGCGGGACGGCGCCGCGAAGTCGCCGAGCGGCGGCGCGAAAACCGACGAGTGA
- the serB gene encoding phosphoserine phosphatase SerB, with amino-acid sequence MTVVAFDFDGTLSDSEMTVLLGRRCGVADEMADITERSMNDEIDYAESLRKRAALLEGLDEEDVAAAYSEVELREGAASLIEALNDAGVTTAILTGGFERGVEAALKREQVTVDHVVSNRLPMVDGRLTGEVEGTLIEGTKDTALEDLATLVGVEMEETIAIGDGANDLPMLRVAGLSIGFDPKPAVEPHCEVVVTSMAGARDTLLAEGVLDRT; translated from the coding sequence ATGACAGTCGTTGCGTTCGACTTCGACGGAACGCTTTCGGACTCCGAGATGACCGTCTTGCTCGGCAGACGCTGCGGTGTCGCCGACGAGATGGCCGACATCACGGAACGCTCGATGAACGACGAAATCGACTACGCCGAGAGTCTACGGAAACGGGCGGCGCTGCTCGAGGGGCTCGACGAGGAAGACGTCGCGGCCGCCTACAGCGAGGTCGAGCTCCGGGAGGGTGCCGCCTCGCTCATCGAGGCGCTGAACGACGCCGGCGTCACGACCGCTATCCTAACCGGCGGATTCGAGCGCGGCGTCGAAGCGGCGCTCAAGCGCGAGCAAGTCACCGTCGATCACGTCGTCTCGAACCGGCTGCCGATGGTCGACGGTCGACTCACCGGCGAGGTCGAGGGGACCCTGATCGAGGGGACCAAAGACACCGCGCTCGAGGATCTTGCAACGCTCGTCGGCGTCGAGATGGAGGAGACTATCGCCATCGGCGACGGTGCGAACGACCTGCCGATGCTCCGGGTCGCCGGCCTCTCGATCGGATTCGACCCGAAGCCCGCGGTCGAACCGCACTGTGAAGTCGTCGTTACTTCGATGGCCGGCGCGCGCGATACGTTGCTGGCCGAGGGCGTCCTCGACCGGACGTGA